One Bartonella sp. TP genomic window carries:
- a CDS encoding tyrosine-type recombinase/integrase, whose translation MFLKALNGLFTWAVERELLLSNPCYGIKYPRLTNSDGFPAWSEEDVAKYYSYYRLGTRERVYLDVLLYTGLRRGDVVRIGYKNVSNNILIIKTEKSKYQTEVALPILPKLQQTLDAGIIGNYSFIASASGEPLTKESFGNMFRIACRKAGIEKSAHGVRKLSATRAANAGATVAELKAIFGWNDDEMASLYTKTANRRKLAAKAITKLNFE comes from the coding sequence ATGTTTTTAAAGGCACTGAATGGTTTATTCACTTGGGCGGTTGAGCGTGAGCTGCTTTTGTCTAATCCTTGCTACGGCATTAAATATCCGCGCCTTACTAATAGTGACGGGTTTCCTGCTTGGAGCGAAGAGGATGTAGCAAAATATTATAGCTATTATCGGCTGGGCACGCGGGAGCGCGTATATTTAGATGTGTTATTATATACAGGCCTGCGCCGTGGTGATGTAGTAAGAATTGGCTATAAAAACGTTAGCAATAATATTTTGATTATAAAAACAGAAAAAAGCAAATATCAAACGGAGGTGGCTCTGCCTATATTGCCAAAACTACAGCAAACATTAGATGCAGGAATAATAGGCAATTATAGTTTTATAGCTAGTGCAAGCGGAGAACCACTTACTAAAGAAAGCTTTGGCAATATGTTTCGCATAGCTTGCAGAAAAGCAGGTATAGAAAAATCGGCGCATGGCGTTCGCAAATTGAGCGCAACAAGAGCAGCTAATGCAGGTGCAACGGTGGCAGAGCTAAAGGCAATATTTGGCTGGAATGATGACGAAATGGCTTCACTTTATACTAAAACTGCGAATAGAAGAAAATTAGCAGCAAAGGCCATAACAAAGCTAAATTTTGAATAA